Below is a genomic region from Dehalococcoidales bacterium.
TTGAGATTGTGCGCCACTGAAGACAGTGGCGTGTCACCTCACTCCTCGCAATGACCGACCAGCAGAAAACCTGTTGTCAAGCAGACGACCGCACATACATATCGTTGACGATTTACACTAATTCGTGTAGAATCTGGCTATGGACAGCCACCAGAAGAGGAAACGCCCGCAATGGACCGGTCACCACATCCGTGCACTGAGGTCCCACATGGGCCTGACACAGCGTGAGCTAGCGGAAACACTCGGTACACGCCAGCAGACGATTAGCGAGTGGGAGAAGGGGATGTACCGGCCTCGTGGCGCCTCATCCATGCTGCTGACCATCGTCGCTGAGCGGGCCCTGTTTGAGTACAGGGCCGAATCCGAAGACAGGGAAAACTGAGAGCACGGCCTATTGTCGTGTCGGACGGCACTAACGCTATTTACCACTCACTGCGTTTACCGCCGGTATTGCACCGGGAGTACGGGCCATGAATGTTGGAGTATGCAGGATTAACCTTCGTTTACCGGAGAACGAGTCTCTCAAAGGCAAGAGACGGATACTGAAATCCATTGTCAGCCGCGTGGGTAATAAATT
It encodes:
- a CDS encoding helix-turn-helix transcriptional regulator produces the protein MDSHQKRKRPQWTGHHIRALRSHMGLTQRELAETLGTRQQTISEWEKGMYRPRGASSMLLTIVAERALFEYRAESEDREN